In Paraburkholderia sp. PGU19, a single window of DNA contains:
- a CDS encoding cupin domain-containing protein has product MLYDELIVVLDGVFRLRVGDKAFEATTGDILWIPENTPLRYEGDSATVFYALAPVDWKERHALA; this is encoded by the coding sequence GTGCTCTACGACGAACTGATTGTCGTGCTCGATGGAGTCTTCAGGCTCAGGGTCGGGGACAAGGCATTCGAAGCCACGACCGGCGACATACTCTGGATTCCTGAGAACACACCGCTTCGCTACGAAGGAGACAGTGCCACAGTGTTTTATGCACTTGCGCCGGTCGACTGGAAGGAACGCCACGCACTGGCGTGA
- a CDS encoding XRE family transcriptional regulator, whose product MAYQKNSRASSTLSSDEVTSAAETPILGERIRGLRKRRQMTLMQLAESTNLSAGYISQLERDLASPSIAALVNVAKALGVTVQWFFSGNTPVPAGEEGYVVRRGNRLQMRYEQGIVDELLTARMDMQLEMLHVRIPPGGESPQSYSHEGDEVLYVQTGRFEIWIGEDKHFLLSEGDSVAFSSRLAHRYRNPGAIETVVIWAISPPSY is encoded by the coding sequence ATGGCCTATCAGAAAAACAGCCGCGCAAGCTCGACCCTGTCTTCAGACGAGGTTACGAGCGCGGCGGAAACACCGATCCTTGGCGAGCGGATCCGCGGGCTGCGCAAGCGTCGTCAGATGACCCTCATGCAGCTGGCCGAGAGCACGAACCTGTCAGCGGGCTACATCAGCCAGCTGGAACGCGACCTTGCGTCGCCCTCGATTGCTGCGCTGGTCAACGTGGCAAAGGCCCTCGGCGTAACGGTGCAGTGGTTTTTTTCCGGCAATACGCCCGTTCCTGCTGGTGAGGAGGGCTACGTCGTACGCCGTGGAAACCGCCTGCAGATGCGGTATGAGCAGGGCATTGTCGATGAATTGCTGACAGCCAGAATGGACATGCAGCTGGAGATGCTGCATGTTCGCATTCCGCCAGGTGGGGAAAGCCCGCAGAGTTATTCCCATGAGGGCGATGAGGTGCTGTATGTCCAGACAGGGCGATTTGAAATCTGGATTGGCGAAGACAAGCACTTCCTCCTCAGCGAGGGCGATAGTGTCGCCTTCTCATCACGACTCGCACACCGGTACCGCAATCCCGGAGCGATCGAGACCGTCGTGATCTGGGCCATTTCTCCGCCGAGCTACTAA
- a CDS encoding ABC transporter ATP-binding protein → MNQTANVLVSFRGVRKTYDGETLVVKQLDLDIYQGEFLTLLGPSGSGKTTCLMMLAGFEFPTGGEIWLDGQLLNNVPPHKRNIGMVFQNYALFPHLTVEQNVAYPLSVRKLPANERAHKVNNALKMVRMEGFAKRYPTQLSGGQQQRIALARALVFEPKLVLMDEPLGALDKQLREHMQYELKSLHEKLGVTFVYVTHDQGEALTMSDRVAVFDKGIVQQLDTVDSLYEAPCNEFVANFIGDSNRLRGTIANVEGDYCEFHLLDGTRLVGRHIGRAKAGAQGVACIRPERMKLAAGASKPGANALAGEARGLIYFGDHVRMRCGLPEQEECFVKVPLGTEALEGFAPGAPVGLEFAPEHLRIFA, encoded by the coding sequence ATGAATCAGACTGCAAATGTGCTTGTCAGCTTCCGCGGCGTACGGAAGACCTATGACGGCGAAACGCTCGTCGTCAAGCAACTCGATCTGGACATCTATCAGGGAGAATTCCTGACGCTGCTCGGACCGTCCGGCTCTGGCAAGACGACCTGCCTGATGATGCTCGCGGGCTTCGAATTTCCGACAGGCGGCGAGATCTGGCTCGACGGACAGTTGCTCAACAACGTGCCGCCGCACAAGCGCAACATCGGCATGGTGTTTCAGAACTACGCGCTATTCCCGCATCTCACCGTCGAACAGAACGTCGCGTATCCGCTGAGCGTGCGCAAGCTGCCCGCCAACGAACGCGCGCACAAGGTCAATAACGCACTGAAGATGGTGCGCATGGAAGGCTTTGCGAAGCGTTATCCCACGCAACTGTCGGGCGGCCAGCAGCAGCGCATCGCGCTCGCTCGCGCGCTGGTCTTCGAGCCCAAGCTCGTGCTGATGGACGAGCCGCTCGGCGCGCTCGACAAACAGTTGCGCGAGCACATGCAATACGAACTGAAATCGCTGCACGAAAAGCTCGGCGTCACGTTCGTCTACGTCACGCACGATCAGGGCGAAGCGCTGACGATGTCCGACCGCGTCGCTGTGTTCGACAAGGGCATCGTGCAGCAGCTCGACACCGTCGACAGCCTCTACGAAGCGCCGTGCAACGAGTTCGTCGCGAACTTCATTGGCGACAGCAACCGGTTGCGCGGCACGATCGCGAATGTCGAGGGCGACTACTGCGAGTTTCATCTGCTCGATGGCACCCGGCTCGTTGGGCGCCACATCGGCCGTGCGAAGGCGGGCGCACAGGGCGTCGCGTGCATCCGGCCGGAGCGCATGAAGCTTGCGGCGGGTGCGTCGAAACCTGGCGCAAATGCGCTGGCAGGCGAAGCGCGCGGTCTCATCTATTTCGGCGACCACGTGCGTATGCGCTGCGGCCTGCCTGAACAGGAGGAGTGCTTCGTGAAAGTGCCGCTTGGCACGGAGGCGCTCGAAGGCTTCGCGCCGGGCGCACCAGTTGGGCTCGAGTTTGCACCCGA